In the genome of Salinispirillum sp. LH 10-3-1, one region contains:
- a CDS encoding GGDEF domain-containing protein, with translation MAILPLGGFMLYHWFWGSQPLSLFLLVALSTVVMSLVQEVRYRDSLPYRQMFVLTCSAAIVYACYQVGLRGLIYAFPMASVFFFTFRLSHGMITGTLFSTACLVAAMNIEEPVLVFRFAIGITICMIFAAIFAFIVQRQKDDLARQASTDALTGALNRKLLPEKLESNVQLSRRNGTPVSLLLIDLDHFKMVNDQYGHLVGDQVLIDFAALVTGRIRTYDNFFRFGGEEFLVLLPQTSTKDAAVLAESIRCLIQDASFNNQIRLTCSIGVSQWQPDDSIESWLKACDNALYEAKTQGRNRVALRPI, from the coding sequence GTGGCTATTCTACCCTTGGGCGGCTTTATGCTGTACCACTGGTTCTGGGGTAGCCAACCGCTCAGCCTTTTCCTCTTGGTTGCTTTAAGCACAGTGGTGATGTCGCTGGTGCAAGAGGTCCGTTATCGCGACAGCTTGCCGTATCGGCAAATGTTTGTCCTGACCTGCTCGGCCGCCATCGTCTATGCCTGCTATCAAGTCGGTTTGCGCGGCCTGATTTACGCCTTCCCCATGGCTTCCGTGTTCTTTTTTACCTTTCGCCTGTCACACGGCATGATCACCGGCACACTGTTTTCCACCGCCTGCTTAGTGGCGGCAATGAATATCGAAGAGCCTGTCTTGGTGTTTCGCTTTGCCATTGGCATCACCATTTGCATGATCTTCGCTGCCATTTTTGCCTTCATTGTACAACGGCAGAAAGACGACCTAGCACGACAGGCGTCAACCGACGCTCTAACCGGCGCGCTAAACCGCAAGTTATTACCTGAAAAGCTGGAAAGCAACGTTCAATTGAGTCGACGCAACGGAACGCCCGTTAGCCTGCTCTTGATCGATCTTGATCACTTTAAGATGGTAAATGACCAATATGGCCACTTAGTGGGTGACCAAGTTCTGATTGACTTTGCAGCCTTGGTGACAGGTCGCATTCGCACTTACGACAATTTTTTCCGTTTCGGTGGGGAAGAGTTTCTGGTGTTACTGCCCCAAACCTCAACGAAGGACGCCGCCGTGCTAGCGGAGTCCATACGCTGCTTGATTCAGGACGCCTCCTTCAATAATCAAATTCGTCTAACCTGCAGTATTGGCGTGAGCCAATGGCAACCCGACGACTCCATAGAGAGTTGGCTTAAAGCCTGCGACAACGCCCTCTACGAAGCCAAAACACAAGGCCGCAACCGCGTTGCCTTACGCCCGATCTAG
- a CDS encoding phytanoyl-CoA dioxygenase family protein has product MTMAIKAQPLPVLTEEQLHQFHAKGYLVLESFAPAALCEELQHITQEHLAAAIEPLEYEADVGYPGAPDSLEAPGGRTVRRLRGAYQRHPSLRGWAKYRPLVAVLRQLLQEPPCLTQAHHNCVMTKHPDYGTATDWHRDIRYWSFLKPDLISVWLSLGAENAQNGGLKFIPGSHRMAISPDQLDDLDFLRPDVEENQELFAQGVELTLAAGDVVLFHSGLFHAAGANQSDQVKTSVVFAYHGHSNRPIPGTRSAHSSTVFLAN; this is encoded by the coding sequence ATGACAATGGCAATAAAAGCACAACCGCTTCCGGTATTAACGGAAGAGCAACTGCACCAGTTCCACGCAAAAGGCTATTTAGTCTTAGAGAGCTTCGCCCCGGCTGCACTGTGTGAGGAACTGCAGCACATTACGCAGGAACACCTAGCGGCCGCCATTGAGCCGCTGGAATACGAAGCCGATGTCGGCTATCCCGGCGCACCGGATTCACTGGAGGCCCCTGGCGGCCGAACAGTGCGGCGCTTGCGTGGTGCATACCAGCGTCACCCAAGCTTACGCGGCTGGGCAAAGTATCGTCCTTTGGTGGCCGTGCTGCGGCAATTGCTGCAAGAGCCGCCTTGCCTCACACAAGCGCATCATAATTGTGTGATGACCAAGCATCCTGATTATGGTACCGCTACAGACTGGCATCGCGACATACGCTACTGGTCTTTTTTAAAGCCTGATTTGATTTCCGTTTGGTTGTCTTTAGGTGCAGAGAATGCGCAGAACGGCGGGCTAAAATTCATTCCCGGATCACACCGCATGGCCATATCGCCAGATCAACTGGACGATCTAGATTTTCTGCGCCCGGATGTGGAAGAAAACCAAGAGCTGTTCGCACAAGGTGTCGAACTGACGTTAGCTGCAGGTGATGTCGTACTGTTTCACAGCGGCCTGTTTCATGCTGCTGGCGCAAACCAGAGCGACCAAGTGAAAACTTCGGTGGTCTTTGCTTACCACGGCCATTCGAATCGGCCCATTCCCGGAACACGGTCGGCGCACAGCAGTACGGTTTTTCTCGCCAACTGA
- a CDS encoding LysE family translocator produces the protein MDATYVLSLLLFTFVATITPGPNNIMLTASGANFGFRRTVPHLLGIAFGFSFMAIVVALGLGVVFEMWPMLYTLLKIVGSAYLLFLAWKIYRAGRVQLQRNEDLAKDAKPLSFWQAAAFQWVNPKAWTMVLTALAAFSLPPPLHIWSSAAVIVAYFVVSFPACSFWALLGQEVVKLLRSDRARLWFNGTLASLTVASVALIFI, from the coding sequence ATGGACGCCACCTACGTATTGTCGTTATTGCTCTTTACCTTTGTCGCTACCATCACGCCGGGGCCTAACAACATTATGCTAACAGCCAGTGGTGCGAACTTCGGCTTTCGCCGGACAGTGCCTCATTTGTTGGGTATCGCCTTTGGGTTCTCCTTTATGGCCATTGTGGTGGCGCTTGGGTTGGGGGTGGTGTTTGAGATGTGGCCAATGCTCTACACCCTACTAAAAATAGTCGGTTCAGCCTATCTGCTGTTTCTGGCGTGGAAGATATATCGGGCCGGTCGGGTACAATTACAGCGTAATGAGGACTTGGCCAAGGATGCCAAGCCACTCAGCTTTTGGCAGGCGGCGGCGTTTCAATGGGTGAACCCCAAAGCATGGACCATGGTGCTCACTGCATTAGCGGCATTTAGTCTCCCGCCACCGCTGCATATCTGGTCGTCGGCGGCGGTCATCGTGGCTTATTTCGTGGTGTCTTTCCCTGCGTGCTCGTTCTGGGCGCTCCTGGGTCAAGAGGTGGTCAAGCTTTTGCGCAGCGACCGTGCTCGACTGTGGTTCAACGGTACACTGGCCAGCTTAACGGTGGCGTCAGTGGCCTTGATCTTCATTTAA
- a CDS encoding pyridoxine 5'-phosphate synthase: MTTQLSVNLNKIALVRNARGRNFPAITEFGEMALSGGAIGLTIHPRPDQRHATYQDIADLKAVVRRFDGKELNVEGYPDDTLVAHVLAEKPDQFTLVPDDPNQITSDHGWDLHQHGERLKPLIAQCQSAGIRTSLFVDPDLEQVRRAADTGTDRIELYTEAYAEAFALNNYEPLLEQYMQCADLALSLGMTVNAGHDLDLDNLGNFVARGNVAEVSIGHALTVEALQLGFAETIKRYVNILQRGR, from the coding sequence ATGACCACCCAGTTGAGTGTGAACCTGAATAAAATTGCCTTGGTTCGCAATGCCCGCGGACGTAATTTTCCCGCCATTACCGAGTTTGGTGAGATGGCACTCAGTGGCGGTGCCATTGGCCTCACCATCCATCCACGTCCGGATCAGCGCCACGCTACCTACCAAGACATCGCTGATCTAAAAGCGGTGGTGCGCCGCTTTGACGGCAAAGAGTTGAATGTGGAAGGTTACCCAGACGATACATTGGTGGCACACGTACTGGCCGAGAAACCCGACCAATTTACGCTGGTGCCTGATGACCCGAATCAGATTACGTCTGACCACGGTTGGGATTTGCACCAACACGGCGAGCGCCTAAAGCCCTTAATCGCCCAGTGTCAGAGTGCTGGTATTCGCACCAGCTTGTTTGTGGACCCGGACTTAGAGCAGGTGCGCCGCGCCGCCGATACCGGAACGGATCGCATCGAGTTGTACACCGAAGCCTATGCCGAGGCCTTTGCGTTGAACAACTATGAACCGCTGCTCGAACAATACATGCAGTGCGCGGACCTGGCGTTGTCGTTAGGGATGACGGTGAACGCCGGGCACGATCTGGACCTCGACAATTTGGGTAATTTTGTCGCGCGCGGTAATGTCGCCGAGGTGTCGATCGGTCATGCGTTGACGGTGGAAGCGCTGCAGTTGGGCTTTGCGGAAACCATTAAGCGGTATGTGAACATATTGCAGCGCGGCCGGTAG
- a CDS encoding 2OG-Fe(II) oxygenase has translation MALASIFDRRPPDDSLETIAYDVERQGYAVMPDFITAVEVDALLQVFHGLRQHEDALQPAGIGRGDDYQTNNFVRQDWIHWIDGTTAPTQLFLDRMRDLQVTLNRRLFMGLFDYEAHFALYPEGAFYKKHIDAFQGHSNRRLSTVLYLNYDWQPTDGGELRCYDPDEPNQVLFDLPPAAGTLVVFESERFWHEVLPAKRRRFSVAGWFRINTSTSSRVDPPHWY, from the coding sequence ATGGCACTGGCTTCAATATTCGACCGACGACCACCTGATGACTCTTTGGAGACCATCGCGTACGACGTTGAGCGTCAGGGTTACGCGGTTATGCCAGATTTCATCACGGCCGTCGAAGTGGACGCCTTATTGCAGGTTTTCCACGGACTGCGCCAGCATGAAGATGCCTTACAGCCGGCAGGTATTGGTCGTGGTGATGACTACCAAACCAATAATTTTGTGCGCCAAGACTGGATCCATTGGATTGATGGCACGACGGCGCCCACGCAATTGTTCTTGGATCGCATGCGCGATTTGCAAGTCACCCTGAATCGACGACTCTTCATGGGGTTGTTTGATTATGAAGCGCATTTTGCCCTCTATCCGGAGGGTGCCTTTTACAAAAAACACATCGATGCCTTTCAAGGTCATAGCAACCGTCGACTGTCGACCGTGCTCTATTTAAACTATGACTGGCAGCCGACCGATGGAGGCGAGCTACGCTGCTACGACCCCGATGAGCCTAACCAGGTATTGTTCGACCTCCCGCCCGCTGCCGGTACATTGGTAGTATTTGAGAGTGAGCGATTCTGGCACGAAGTCCTTCCTGCCAAGCGACGACGCTTTTCTGTCGCCGGTTGGTTCCGTATTAACACCAGTACCAGTAGCCGCGTTGATCCGCCGCACTGGTATTAA